The Pseudomonadota bacterium genome contains a region encoding:
- a CDS encoding serine/threonine protein kinase — protein MPSCAAVVSSTGVIAILLLTSGGVSAAPPAEEVTLTLEAFPACQVFVDGPMGLSFLGRSGTPLRVSPPLLRDRAGRPVQYAAGTLVLRCEGHADVRVPVAAQDWGSERLPSVGRYALPAATWTVSLADTVTAHPYLWGLAALVLVGLSGVIWRWRRQARETGDRLESLSSQLETSGDPLLGKHLGAYRVERRLGKGGTGAVYRVVDERGGAYAAKVIYFDDEDDTVAVERFRREFRLLGQLQHATFPRCYDYIERDGLACVIMELVPGRTLRAHIDPAGLPWLSCRLWIRAIIAGLEFAHARGIVHRDLKPENIMIFGDQVKILDFGLARRRGGDAVTITGEAFGTPGYMAPEQLEASGTEVDRRADLYSLGIIIYELLSGTRPFRGKDLDAVVRQQLSAKAPALEVPGLPDGLAAVVSVLLDTNPANRYASAGRVLELIDALDDHDDSTDTVRVGPASE, from the coding sequence TTGCCCTCTTGCGCAGCCGTCGTCTCGTCTACGGGGGTCATCGCCATCTTGCTGCTGACCTCGGGGGGCGTGTCTGCCGCACCGCCGGCCGAAGAGGTCACCCTCACCCTCGAGGCGTTCCCCGCGTGTCAGGTCTTCGTCGACGGCCCGATGGGGCTCTCGTTCCTGGGGCGCTCGGGAACGCCCCTGCGGGTCTCCCCACCGCTCCTTCGTGATCGAGCGGGGCGTCCCGTGCAGTACGCGGCGGGCACCCTCGTGCTGCGCTGCGAGGGCCACGCGGATGTTCGTGTTCCTGTGGCCGCCCAGGACTGGGGGAGTGAGCGCCTGCCGAGCGTCGGGCGCTATGCGCTCCCGGCAGCGACCTGGACCGTCTCGCTGGCAGACACCGTCACCGCGCACCCCTATCTGTGGGGTCTCGCAGCACTGGTACTCGTGGGCCTCAGCGGGGTCATCTGGCGCTGGAGACGCCAGGCACGGGAGACGGGTGATCGGCTCGAGAGCCTCTCCTCGCAGCTCGAGACCAGTGGTGACCCGCTGCTCGGGAAGCACCTCGGCGCCTATCGGGTGGAACGTCGGCTGGGCAAGGGAGGCACGGGGGCCGTCTATCGCGTCGTCGATGAACGGGGAGGGGCCTATGCCGCCAAGGTGATCTACTTCGATGATGAAGACGACACCGTCGCCGTCGAGCGCTTCCGTCGCGAGTTCCGCCTTCTCGGCCAGCTGCAGCACGCCACGTTTCCCCGCTGCTACGACTACATCGAGCGCGACGGTCTGGCGTGTGTCATCATGGAGCTGGTGCCTGGGCGCACCTTGCGTGCCCACATCGATCCGGCAGGCCTGCCGTGGCTGTCCTGTCGCCTGTGGATCCGCGCCATCATCGCGGGGCTCGAGTTTGCGCATGCGCGCGGCATCGTGCATCGCGACCTGAAGCCAGAGAACATCATGATCTTTGGCGACCAGGTCAAGATTCTCGATTTCGGCCTGGCTCGCCGTCGTGGGGGAGACGCAGTCACCATCACCGGCGAGGCCTTTGGCACGCCTGGATACATGGCTCCCGAGCAGCTCGAGGCGAGTGGAACCGAGGTCGATCGACGGGCAGATCTCTACAGCCTCGGAATCATCATCTACGAGCTGCTGAGCGGCACCCGACCTTTTCGTGGGAAGGATCTCGACGCGGTGGTCCGCCAGCAGCTCTCCGCGAAGGCGCCTGCACTCGAGGTGCCGGGCCTTCCCGATGGCCTTGCCGCAGTCGTGTCGGTGCTCCTCGACACGAATCCCGCCAACCGATATGCCAGTGCCGGGCGGGTTCTCGAACTCATCGACGCGCTGGACGATCACGATGATTCCACCGACACGGTGCGGGTGGGGCCTGCGTCAGAGTAG